Genomic DNA from Stigmatopora nigra isolate UIUO_SnigA chromosome 17, RoL_Snig_1.1, whole genome shotgun sequence:
TACCTTATCCAGCCGGTTACGGTTTATGTTTCCGTCTTCACGCTCACTGCCATTGCTGTGGACAGGTGAGTGATTAAAATGATACATTCCTTTCAGATAAGCATGCTTTAAAGTAGATGGCGGTAGgttggctcattgaaaagtagatctagAAGTAGGTCTGGTTGGGAAAAGGATGTTTTAAACACCAATATAGGTATAatgtttagatatttttttataaatggattaaaataactggattgtAAGacttaaatattcagttttttatagatctaaaacaatgttcattttagctttttgtaaatatatatatatagagattttacaaaattatttttgaactaaatactgagaaaaattgattaaaaaatgccaattattgatttaaaagtgggaaatcaagaaatgtaatatacatctatactttttattttaatttgatcttaaaacagaaaattggcattcatgatttactttacagggccacacaaaatgatgccacgggccagatttggcccccgggccgtcactttgacacatgtggttctATAAGGAATCACAAATAATACTTTGGCTGACCAGGCGAATGTTTCCTATGTGTTTGTGTTCTTAGTAGGTATTCAAGTGATTCATGCTTGCATTTATCTTGGCTATTTGACTAATTTTTATCAGTAAAATAGTCTTCAACTGAGATAGACTGATACCCTACAGCGCTCCGCATTGAAAATGGACGGAAGAATATTTGTTCTTGTTCAATGTTGAATCCTCACTGACATCCTATGGTGATATTGATTTAAGGTTCTGAATGGACAGTTCCATTAAtgctctatatatatatgactcAAACGGTTAATcaatacatagtatatatatggGTTTTTATTTGCCTTACTGTGTGTTCTTTCCTATTCTTCAATCCCAAACCAAGAGTTGTGCTAAAGATAAAGTATGTACATAAGATGTACAGTGTGTTTTCAATAAGATCTCCCTTTGACCAAGTCACATTGTGTACTTCTGCAGCAGCTTTTAGGAGCCTTAAGAGGAGTAACATcagggaagaaagaaagaaatcacTCGCCTCCACTAATTATACGTTACAAACATGCTCAGCTTCTGTACTTGGCATATTCATATTTAGACAAAATGAGCAAGCCATTTAAATGCTCAGCTTGTCATGTTGTAAATCATAGAACAAGTTCTACATGTACTCACCcaattttgaacatattttaattATCCAGGCAACAAAACAATCCTCCAAGCTTTGTCgtgattttctgtttaaaaaaaaaagttcagttaATGGGTGGAGcattctcaataaaaaaaataatttaacactACAGCACAATTTAACTGATTTAAAGTCACCTGATTGTATCACAATAGGCTAAAAAGTAAATTCAGAaggtcaaatgaaaatgttaagcTCATATTCATTATATGGAAtggaacatatattttttagaaggaaaattgcaaataatttttttgttttgtttacaaattCCCAtatttgtgcatcattttgagCCAATGAAGCCATATTAAAAATAGCATGCTATAGTTTAATATTCATGAATAATGTTAATATGATACTTTTCAATTTTGGCCTATTTCCACAAATAGGCACAAAATTAACCATTTTAGGGTTGCCATACAATTGAATACTACATACACTATAATATCAGAACCACCACCACTATTTCATGGTTTAATCGTATTGCAGCAATACAAtattacctttttttatttgaagtagTCTGCAAATCATAAGCCAATTTCCCATCTTTGTAGATATTACGTGACAGTGCACCCTTTGAAGAAACGCACCTCCGTCACCACCTGCATTTGGGTCCTCGCCGGGATCTGGCTGCTGTCCTGCGGCCTGGTGACGCCAGCAGTGAGCCACACATACCACGTGGAATTCAAGGAAGAAGGCTTCACTATCTGCGAGGAATTTTGGCTAGGCCAAGAGAAGGAGCGACGGGCTTACGCATACAGTACCCTGCTGATTACTTACGTCTTACCCCTCTCTGCTGTCTTCGTCTCCTACTTTTGCATCACGGTCAAGCTCAAGAAATGCGTGGCACCCGGTCACCGAACTCAAGAGAAAACCAACGCCCAGCAAGCCCGCAAGAGGAAGATTTTCCGCCTTATCGCCCTTCTGGTGTCAGCTTTTGCCATTTGCTGGCTGCCCATTCACGTTTTCAACATGCTGCGAGATATTGACATTCACCTGATTAACAAGCGCTTTTTCCTTCTCATTCAGCTGCTCTGCCACTTGTGTGCCATGAGCTCATCTTGCTGTAACCCTTTCCTCTACGCATGGCTGCATGACCGATTTCGCTCAGAGCTGAGGAAGATGTTCAAAGGTCCAAGCCGTGTCAGAGCGCCGCTTAACCGCTGCCCCGCTGGCGTGGTCTTGTAGTCAATTGCTCGCTATGGCTGCCTTGCATGGGATGATCCTTTATTTTACTCTACAGTTAACCAGATTTTGCTGTGACTATCTGTAGAGTGAAtgaaaatggataaaatgaATATTGCATTAACCAGAATGGAAATTTGCTTTGCGTTTAACATCAAAATGGAATAGAACACACCACAAGATGTGCTCaaatcattttaatgaaaaacataATTACAGTTTCAGCCATTTAGACAAAACGATAGGCAGAAGTCCACTGGTTGCATTCTTCATCAACATTAGCTCTTCTCGTTTTGTAATATTAAAGCTTCCTGCATCAAAACAAATTCCTTAACCTCCCGCGGGGTGCGAATGTAAGACTCAATTTCAGTGTCTGAGATCTCCTCATCCTCAGCCACGTCTTTGATTGCTTCTAGCACCACTTTCCTTCTCTTAGGCTGAATCACACAGGGTGGTGCAAAAAGCATCCTCTTACCCCAATTAAGTTCACAATTTTGATTAATATTTTCATCATCTACTGCTGCCTGATTACCATCCTCAGAATTTGGGACAGATGTGCATTGTGTCTGATCTTTGGGGTCGGATGGATTTGCCATTTCAGAGATAGGTTGACTCTCCACTTGCGTGGTTTCTTCATGCCTTTTCAAAGCCCTTTGTAATAGCGCAAATCTATTCTTGACAACATCAGCCACATGCCAAGCCACATTGTCCATTGTCACTGAACCTGTCAACCAAGGGATCTCTTGACCCAGTTTACACAACACACTCTTGATCTCACCCACTCTTTTGGAAGCAGTTTGGTTCTTTCGGACTTTGGCGATGGCACAGAACTTATCTAGGGACATTTTCAAGCGAAATTTGTTGGGGTTTAAAGACTGCCAGGCTAAGTAGACCGCCGCCATCATTAAGGGGAGGGGTTTGCGTCCAGTCACGATCCAGGAGTCGGCGGCCATCTCTAGCAGGGATAAGGCTCGTTTGTTTAAGTCCTTGCAGTTTTCAGCAAAGTTTTCGTGGACGTCGAGGGAGCTGATTTTGTACCTGTCATTGATGATCAAAGAGGGAGGATTAGTATTAATATTGCTGCATAGACACACACATTGGAGTTATGATTCTACAGTTCTAACtgtaaaagtaaaacaaattaaaatacattactAAATAGGACATATTAGACTAGAttacacatttacagaaatggACAGTTGCTTACTCTTGACAATGAGCCTCCATCATATCACTAATATTGACCAGCGGTGCTTGGATCTTGAGAACCTGCACCATTTCTAAGTAGATGGCTCCCAGGGTCGATATGTCGGCATCCAATAGGCAGGCGACGGTACCGATTGTGATGGGCCAGTTGAGTTGCCGGCAACTTACTAGCACACAGCAGCCGGCCAAGTTGTCTTTCTTCTGCAGGCTCACGTTCAGAAAATGTTCGTGCTCGTAAGCCTGGCCAAAATATGTGCTCGCTTGTGTCTCAATTTCTGAGTTGACTCGTAGGACTCTACAGAGAGCCGTTAGTCGCTGTTGGCCTGTGTGGGTATAACATAGGCACATGGTTAACATAAATCCATCCACATGAACTGATATTGCAGTGAgtgaattacatttatttatttttttttaacccttgtgactaattgtgtgtgtgtgtgtgtgtggggggggggggttgtcatCCTCATACATGGACATATATATACCTACGGTACAAAATCGGAGATCATATTTTTAGACCATATCGCCCATCCCTAATAACACCCAATGATTTATCCTATTGACAAAGTGTAAAGAGAATATCTCACCTTTGATCTGGTTTAAACATGGCTTTTTGGCCACTGCAGTGGTGCGGTTGTAACTAACAGCTGcaaataaaataggaaaaattcAATATAATTGCAAATCATGGCACAATTAAACCTCATTAAGGTGGAAAATGTCTCAAGATTACCAGCTCCTTCAAACTGATCGTGGATGAGAGCCCCTTCGGATACAACCGTGCCGCAATCTGCACAGACAACTTGGCGCTGAGTGTGGTGGTCGTCTTCAACCAGGCTGGACGAGCCGCAAAAGGGACATTTTAAGCCATCTGCAGACATGTTGCGTGCTAAGATCACTCAATAATGCGAAGAAATCATCACCGAAGGAGGACACGAAGTGCTGCACGGTCTTTGTTGTGACACCTTGGTATTAATAATAGTTCCGGGTGGAAACAATGTATGGAATGATGAGTTCTGCCCTGAAgagtatttaaaatgaaatatttcttcATATTGCTGTAATATTAGTTCTTggatttttggggagaaaaatcaTTAGGGAAAACAGGGCTGGTTGTCACCATGTTATAACTCGACCGAATGGGGGGTGGTGTTGTGTAATATCACAATTGAAATAATGATAATGGTTCatagtttaaatatatattatttaaagtatttacagaATATTATAAGGAGTCAAAATCTAATACTTCATGATCTGTATGATGATGGACAAAGAAGACTACAGGGTGCTGAaaatatactttattttttttaaacattcatcCTGTTACTGGACACTTGACAAATTCAAAGAATACACACAAAGGGGTATTTTACACTTGtatgcaaatgcaaaaaaaggagaagtgaaaaacaaaatttggcATTTGATATTTAGTAGTTTTGCATTAGTAAATTGCAATCAATGTAGAAAATCTAAGATGAGTAAAGTGCTTTTTCATCATTATGTAAACATTCCATCAGTGCAAGATGTGTAAATGTAACAAATGCATAGCTCAAATCCTAAAAAGACAGACCAAATGGAGTATTtatgttggaaaaaataaagaggAATGTCTTGACTATTAAGAAAATGTATGATTATCTTTGCATGtggaggaaaacaaaaaggaaaaggcCAGTTAGATGACTTTCTTCATGGACATGAGGATGCTTGGTTGCTCCTCCATAACACGCAAGAGTAAGTTGTCAATGTATTGCTCTAGCTCTGCTATCCTTTTGTCCTTGTTTTGCAGCTGCTTCTCCTGTTTTTCCACCAGAGAGGTGAGTTCCTCCCGGGTGAGCATAGAGTACGGTCCCTTCTCTTTGTTGACACTCACCTACAATGGCATATAGTATAAGTGAGTACATCTTACcttgaaaatgaacaaaataaattaaaataacatatGCTATATTCATATTAGGGTTATAAAATGTGACTCACCATCACTTTTTCATCTTGGGTCTCTTTGAGAGGATGCTGCTCCTGGCTGAGTGGTTTCACGGGCTGAAGTCTTTAGTCAGAAATAcagaaatatgaattatttaaacaatggtgatgaaaatgatgaaataaaactGGTGTGATAATGCCATATACTGCATATCAGCCAAAATGGTAGCATGGCAACTCATTACCAAATGAAaagtacatataaatacattctAAAAAGAAATTCCATGTACAGGACCccaaattgctaaaaaaattaagacGATATAAgacacaaatagaaaaaaagatgaggaaaatgcctgactataaaaaaaacccaaatcaaTAAGATATTtagctttaaagtaaaaattcaGGATGAGCCAAACACGTATTTCTACAGGCATGGTTAAGATTTGTTGTCAATAAATACTATCCAAATTATTTTACCAAATACCA
This window encodes:
- the brf2 gene encoding transcription factor IIIB 50 kDa subunit isoform X2, translating into MSADGLKCPFCGSSSLVEDDHHTQRQVVCADCGTVVSEGALIHDQFEGAAVSYNRTTAVAKKPCLNQIKGQQRLTALCRVLRVNSEIETQASTYFGQAYEHEHFLNVSLQKKDNLAGCCVLVSCRQLNWPITIGTVACLLDADISTLGAIYLEMVQVLKIQAPLVNISDMMEAHCQEYKISSLDVHENFAENCKDLNKRALSLLEMAADSWIVTGRKPLPLMMAAVYLAWQSLNPNKFRLKMSLDKFCAIAKVRKNQTASKRVDSHSKIWLTVE
- the brf2 gene encoding transcription factor IIIB 50 kDa subunit isoform X1 is translated as MSADGLKCPFCGSSSLVEDDHHTQRQVVCADCGTVVSEGALIHDQFEGAAVSYNRTTAVAKKPCLNQIKGQQRLTALCRVLRVNSEIETQASTYFGQAYEHEHFLNVSLQKKDNLAGCCVLVSCRQLNWPITIGTVACLLDADISTLGAIYLEMVQVLKIQAPLVNISDMMEAHCQEYKISSLDVHENFAENCKDLNKRALSLLEMAADSWIVTGRKPLPLMMAAVYLAWQSLNPNKFRLKMSLDKFCAIAKVRKNQTASKRVGEIKSVLCKLGQEIPWLTGSVTMDNVAWHVADVVKNRFALLQRALKRHEETTQVESQPISEMANPSDPKDQTQCTSVPNSEDGNQAAVDDENINQNCELNWGKRMLFAPPCVIQPKRRKVVLEAIKDVAEDEEISDTEIESYIRTPREVKEFVLMQEALILQNEKS
- the LOC144210572 gene encoding prolactin-releasing peptide receptor-like; its protein translation is MQTNTSDVLQDLYEVAVNDKSSNRSSQFADVAMLQTFKPLIIPSYALVVAVGVFGNYLLLYVICRTRKMHNVTNFFIGNLAFSDMLMCVTCVPFTLAYAFNPHGWVFGRFMCYLVYLIQPVTVYVSVFTLTAIAVDRYYVTVHPLKKRTSVTTCIWVLAGIWLLSCGLVTPAVSHTYHVEFKEEGFTICEEFWLGQEKERRAYAYSTLLITYVLPLSAVFVSYFCITVKLKKCVAPGHRTQEKTNAQQARKRKIFRLIALLVSAFAICWLPIHVFNMLRDIDIHLINKRFFLLIQLLCHLCAMSSSCCNPFLYAWLHDRFRSELRKMFKGPSRVRAPLNRCPAGVVL